In a single window of the Populus alba chromosome 16, ASM523922v2, whole genome shotgun sequence genome:
- the LOC118045928 gene encoding uncharacterized protein encodes MEKYFGNAYRGDPGVPHADPDRFVNIWIGSAAFSILTWSNPYLWTLTNQFNWHDKAFLFEQYHWKNAMKKKEPYKFKWNKMDREVRDSYYFNWPIYFP; translated from the exons ATGGAGAAGTACTTTGGAAATGCATACAGAGGAGACCCTGGCGTCCCACACGCCGACCCCGACAGATTCGTCAACATTTGGATCGGGTCGGCTGCGTTCTCTATTCTCACCTGGTCCAATCCCTACCTTTGGACTCTCACTAACCAGTTCAA TTGGCATGACAAGGCATTTTTATTTGAGCAGTATCATTGGAAAAATGCAATGAAGAAGAAGGAGCCATATAAATTTAAG TGGAATAAAATGGACAGAGAGGTTCGTGATTCATATTATTTCAACTGGCCAATCTACTTCCCATAG
- the LOC118045929 gene encoding uncharacterized protein gives MMCRNWFALALVCFVLLSGFSSVSATPPAKILSAAVSNVVSALVKWLWSLKSNTKMAVSSPSMMKFEGGYTVETVFDGSKLGIEPYSVEVSPSGELLLLDSENSNIYKISTQFSKYGRPKLITGSFEGYPGHVDGKLRDARMNHPKGLTVDERGNIYVADTMNMAIRKISTDGGVTTIAGGKWARGGGHVDGPSEDAKFSNDFDVVYSASSCSLLIIDRGSQAIREIQLHDDDCNYPHDDSFHLGLAVLVAAGFFGYMLALLQRRVQILFSSTRSEPQESRTQTKKGPPKAPYQSPHMAVRPPFIPDEDEPVKSDEGLFGSLGRLILNTSSTVGEIFGGIFSGFRRKPIHYQFQQQYQQPLKHSNTWPVQDSFVIPDEDEPPSIETRSPTSQKTYPFMTKDVEQNHHLEQNQGYYSNWGGGYHQQQQQQQQMHLQRYKQQQQQQHHRHYMPNPKTYYEKSCETNEIVFGAVQEQNGRREAVVIKAVDYGDPRYNHHNIRPRFNYVGYSDGY, from the exons ATGATGTGTAGAAACTGGTTTGCTCTTGCTCTAGTTTGTTTTGTTCTCCTCAGTGGGTTCTCTTCAGTCTCGGCCACACCTCCTGCAA AAATTTTAAGTGCCGCTGTGTCCAATGTGGTATCTGCCCTTGTGAAATGGCTCTGGTCACTTAAATCCAACACTAAAATGG CTGTTTCTAGCCCTTCGATGATGAAATTTGAGGGTGGATATACAGTGGAGACAGTGTTTGATGGAAGCAAGTTAGGAATTGAACCATACTCAGTTGAGGTGTCTCCAAGTGGGGAACTCTTGCTTTTGGATTCAGAGAATAGTAACATTTACAAGATCTCAACGCAATTCTCTAAAT ATGGCAGACCCAAGCTTATCACCGGATCATTTGAAGGGTACCCTGGACATGTAGATGGGAAATTAAGAGATGCGAGAATGAATCACCCGAAAGGTCTAACCGTGGATGAAAGAGGAAACATTTACGTTGCGGATACAATGAACATGGCTATCAGGAAAATCAGCACTGATGGAG GAGTTACAACCATTGCTGGAGGCAAGTGGGCTCGTGGAGGTGGTCATGTTGATGGTCCGAGTGAGGATGCTAAGTTCTCAAATGACTTTGATGTGGTTTACAGTGCAAGTAGTTGCTCTCTCTTGATTATAGATAGAGGGAGCCAGGCAATTCGAGAGATCCAACTCCATGATGATGATTGTAACTATCCACATGATGATAGTTTTCATTTAG GATTAGCAGTGCTTGTTGCTGCTGGATTCTTTGGCTACATGCTGGCGTTGTTGCAGCGTCGGGTgcaaatattgttttcttctacACGCAGTGAACCTCAG GAATCAAGAACTCAAACAAAGAAAGGCCCGCCAAAGGCCCCATATCAAAGTCCTCATATGGCAGTCAGGCCTCCCTTTATTCCAGATGAAGATGAACCTGTGAAATCAGACGAGGGGCTTTTTGGTTCACTTGGGAGGCTTATCCTCAACACTAGCTCGACAGTAGGTGAGATATTTGGGGGAATATTTTCAGGATTTAGAAGGAAACCAATACATTATCAGTTCCAGCAGCAGTACCAGCAACCACTCAAGCACTCAAACACGTGGCCCGTTCAAGATAGCTTTGTGATTCCTGATGAAGATGAGCCACCATCAATCGAAACCAGAAGTCCTACATCCCAGAAAACCTACCCATTTATGACCAAAGACGTGGAGCAAAACCACCATTTGGAGCAAAACCAGGGTTACTATAGCAATTGGGGAGGTGGTTATCaccaacagcaacagcaacagcaacagatGCATCTGCAGCGTTataagcagcagcagcagcagcagcatcatAGGCATTACATGCCCAACCCAAAGACATACTATGAGAAGAGCTGCGAGACAAACGAGATTGTGTTTGGAGCTGTTCAAGAACAGAATGGTCGACGTGAAGCTGTGGTGATAAAGGCTGTTGACTATGGTGATCCTAGGTATAATCACCATAACATTCGACCTCGATTCAACTATGTTGGTTACTCTGATGGCTACTAG
- the LOC118045930 gene encoding thylakoid lumenal 15.0 kDa protein 2, chloroplastic, producing MAFPHLPSSLALKTTCRSALTPVPITVSSRPIQNPAKFTNWVLDFRSKSLNFAFSGALALGLCLPGVRVADAKVGVNKPELLPKEFTTVIDVAGFLSDGQEKRLAEEISEIEKDTGFKLRVLAQNYPDTPGLAIRDFWQVDDRTVVFVADPNFGNILNFNVGASVDLDIPRSFWSRLAGKYGNMFYWKEKGEDASIEAAVMAISSCLREPVGPNNCSEVN from the exons atggCATTTCCCCATCTTCCTTCATCTCTCGCACTCAAAACTACTTGCCGCTCTGCATTGACACCAGTACCCATCACTGTCTCGTCTCGACCAATCCAAAATCCTGCTAAATTCACCAATTGGGTCCTCGATTTCCGTtccaaatctttgaattttGCCTTCTCTGGGGCTCTCGCACTTGGTCTATGTCTCCCAG GAGTTCGAGTTGCTGACGCAAAAGTTGGAGTTAACAAGCCAGAACTCCTTCCTAAAGAGTTTACTACTGTTATAGATGTAGCTGGGTTCCTTTCTGATGGCCAG GAGAAACGACTTGCAGAGGAGATTTCTGAGATTGAAAAGGATACCGGATTCAAATTAAGAGTTCTAGCTCAGAATTATCCTGACACACCTG gatTGGCGATTAGAGACTTTTGGCAAGTGGATGATAGAACAGTTGTCTTTGTTGCTGACCCCAACTTTG gaaatattttaaatttcaatgtgGGGGCTTCTGTTGATCTAGACATTCCCCGTAGCTTCTGGAGCCGTTTGGCTGGGAAATATGGAAACATGTTTTACTGGAAAGAGAAG GGGGAAGATGCTTCTATTGAAGCTGCTGTGATGGCAATCTCCAGTTGCTTGAGGGAACCTGTGGGACCAAATAATTGCTCCGAGGTGAACTGA